The Streptosporangiales bacterium sequence GCGTGAGCTGCTTGCCGTCGTAGTGCACGCCGGCGGCGTGCTTCTCCAGCCACTGCACGGCGCTCTTGACCCGGGTCGCGTCGGCGTTGTCGGAGCGCCGGACGATCTCCCACTGGTCGATCTCCTCGACGTCGACGCCGAACGTCGAGATCCACTGGTCGGCGTTCGCGACGGCCGTGTACATGCCCATCGGCCGGCCGCCGATCCGGCCGAACGTCGACCCGCGCAGGCCGGAGACGGCCGTGGCCGCGCGCACCTGCACGAGCACCCGGTCGAGCACCTCGGTGTCGGCGATGTCGCCCCAGGCGCGGGTGTGCACCCGGCCGATCTGGTCGAGCGCGCCGCCGCCGGCGAGCATCCCGACCATGCCCGGCTGCACCGGGTCGATGCTGCCGAGCAGCATCAGCGGCCCCGCGGTCTGGGCGGCGGCGAGCATCGTGAAGTGCGGGAACGCCCAGACCGGGTAGTGGAAGATCGTGAGGTCGGGCCTGGCGTCGGCGACGCGGCGGGCCTCCGAGGTGGCGAGCTCGTTGGTCCAGACCGGGCCGCTGGCCCTGACGACCTCGTGGCCGGCGCCCTCCAGCGCCGTCGCCACCGCCCGCTCGGCGTCGTCGCAGAAGCCGGTCAGGTCGCCCGCGACGAAGTCGCGGCCGTCCGACATGGTGAGAAGCCCGATTCGTGCCACGCTCAGCCCCTTCCGCCCGGTCGCGTCGACGTGCGACCGTACGCCTGGTAAATCGATTTCTGGTTGGCGACTGTAAGAGGGCACAGTGGGGGTGTCAACCGACTACGGATCGGGCGCGGTCACGGAGAGGAATCGTTCTCCCGGCACGTCCGGCGGTAGTCTGCCGACCTGCGGGGCAGTCGGCGCCCGGCTCGTGTGTCCGCGTGACGACAGGAAGGTGCGATGGCCACGACGATACGAGACGTCGCCGCCGCGGCGGGTGTGTCGCCGGCGACCGTCTCGCGGGTGCTCAACCAGCGCGTGGAGGTCGCGGCGGACCTCCGTGACCGCGTCCTCGCGGCCGTCGCCGAAATGGGTTACCGGCCCAACGGGCCCGCGCGGAGCCTGCGCAAGCGGGCGACGATGGTGCTGGGGATCATCATCACCGACGTGCAGAACCCGTTCTTCACGTCCATGGTCCGCGGCATCGAGGACGCTGCCCAGGCCGCCGGCTACTCCGTCGTCCTGGCGAACTCCGACGAGGACCAGGAGAAGGAGCAGCGCTACCTCGAGGTGGCCGCCGCCGAGCAGATGGCCGGGGTCGTCCTCGCCCCCGCCCGGCAGAGCAGCCGCGGCCTCGACGTCGTCGTCGGGCAGGGCATCCCCGTGGTCACCGTCGACCGGCGGCTGCGCGGGGCGAACGTCGACAGCGTGTCGGTCAACAACCACAAGGCGGCGCACGACGCGACCTGGCACCTCGTGGCCCGCGGCAGGAAGCGCATCGCGATCATCGCGGGCCTGCTGAACACGACGACCGGGGCGCGGCGCCTCGCCGGCTACAAGGCCGCGCTCAAGCAGGCCGGCATCCCGCTCGACGAGCGGCTCGTCGTCGAGGCCGACTTCCGGCTCGAGGGCGGCTACGAGGCGACCAAGGACCTGCTGCGCCGGGCCCGCCCCGACGCCGTGTTCGCGTCCAACAACCTGATGACGATCGGTGCCCTGCAGGCCCTGTCCGAGGAGGGCGTCGACATCCCGAGCGACATCGCGGTCGTCGGGTTCGACGACATCAGCTGGGCGACGGCCCTGCGCCCGCCGCTGACGGCCGTCAGGCAGCCCACGTACGAGATCGGCAGGCGGTCCGCCGAGCTGCTGCTCGACCGGGTGAAGGGCGACACCGAGGAGCCGCGCCACATCGTCCTGCCGGCCGAGCTGATCGTCCGCGGCAGCACCTGACACGTAGGGTTCGGGGTGTGCTGCGTGTGGGTCTCACCGGGGGTATCGGGTCCGGCAAGAGCGAGGTGACCGCGCGGCTCGCCGCGCGGGGCGCCGTGGTGGTCGACGCCGACGTCCTGGCGCGCGAGGTGGTGGCGGTCGGTACCGACGGGTTGGCCGAGGTGGTCGAGGCGTTCGGCGCCGACGTGCTCGCCGGTGACGGGTCGCTCGACCGGCCGCGGCTGGGCAGGCTGGTCTTCGGCGACCCGGACGCCAGGCGGCGGCTCGAGGGCATCGTGCACCCGCGGGTCCGCGCCCGCCGGGCCGAGATCGTGGCGGCGGCTCCCGCCGACGCGGTGGTCGTCGAGGACGTGCCGCTGCTGGTGGAGGGCGGCCTGCACCGTGACTACGACCTCGTGGTCGTGGTCGACGCGCCCGACGACGTCCGGCTCGACCGGCTCGTCCGGCTGCGCGGCATGACCGAGGAAGACGCGCGGGCGCGGATCGAGGCGCAGGCGTCGCGTGACGAGCGGCTCGCCGTCGCCGACGTCGTCGTCGACAACGGCGGCGACCTGGCCGACCTCGACCCGCAGGTCGACGCCCTCTGGGCCCGCCTGACGCGGGAGTGAGGCTCAGGCCCGCCGCGGGACCTCGCGGGGTGGCTCTCCGGTGTACGTCGGGAGCAGGTCGCGCGGGATCGGGCCCTTGTTGCGCATGCCCGAGCCGGACTCCTCCCATGCGTGCGCCAGCGCACCCACGCTGCGGGACAGCACGAACAGCCCGCGCCCGAGCTCGGGGGAGAAGCCGAGCTCGGCGTAGATGATCGCGGTGGCGCCGTCGACGTTCATCGGCACCGGACGCGTCCTGCCCTCAGCGAGCCGCCGCTCGATCTCGCGCCCGATCCGCAGGTGGACGCCCGCGACCTCGCCGGCCGCGACGGCGTCGTCGACTGCCGCGAGCAGCGGATCGCGGCGCGGGTCGTGGGCATGGAAGCGGTGGCCGAACCCGGGTACGTACGCCTTGCGCCCGCGGTAGTCGGAGACCAGCTCCTCGACCGCACGCGAGACGGCGTCCTCGTCGCCGGCTGCGTCGCCGGTCTCGTCCGCGAGCCGGTAGAGCACCTCCATCAGCTCCTGCCCGGCGCCGCCGTGGACGTCGCCGAGCACGTTGACGGCCGACGCGACGGCGTTGTTGATGCCGACGCCGCAGGTCATCGCGCTCCTGGCGATCGCGATGGACGGTGCCTGCGGCCCGTGGTCGACACCGGAGACCAGCGCCCGTTCGAGGAGAGCCGACTGCGGCCGGGTGGGGAGCTCGCCCCTGAGGAGCAGCCAGATCATGTCGGGGAACGACGCCGAACCGATGAGGTCCTCGATCGCGTACCCGCGGAACCGGATCACGCCGGGGGAGATGTCGCTGATGGACGTGCTCCACCAGTCGGCCGACGGATCGCCCATAGCCGCACCTCTCGCCCGGTCGTCGGAACGTGAGCAGGCTATAGCCCTTGGCCGTAGTGTTCACATCGTGAGTCGGGGGTTCCCTCGTGCAGCCGCCGATGGGAACACCCGACTCGCGATGTGCACACCCGTGGGGGGCACCCTCACCTCGCCCCGGCACGGTCAGGGTGCCGTTCACGTGTCGCGGGGCACGGTGAGGGTGCCGTTCACGTGTCGCGGGCCCGAGGTGACGACCGATGAGCACCGGCGGACGGCGCGGGGCGGCGGGTGTCGGTGGGGCGACGTACCGTGGAGTCGTCCTGCCCCAGTCAGGCGTGAGCGAGGGGAGTCGCCGTGCGTCCGGTCAGTCACCTGACCCGCAAGGTCGCGCCGTTCGAGGTCGTCAGCGAGATGGCGCCGGCCGGCGACCAGCCCGCCGCCATCGGCGAGCTGCAGAAGCGCCTCGAGGCCGGTGAGAAGGACACCGTGCTGCTCGGTGCCACCGGCACCGGCAAGACGGCGAGCATCGCGTGGCTCGTCGAGCGGCTCCAGCGGCCGACCCTGGTCATGCAGCCGAACAAGACCCTCGCCGCGCAGTTCGCCAACGAGCTGCGCGAGATGCTGCCCAACAACGCCGTCGAGTACTTCGTCTCGTACTACGACTACTACCAGCCCGAGGCGTACATCCCGCAGTCCGACACCTACATCGAGAAGGACTCCTCGATCAACGAGGAGGTCGAGAAGCTCAGGCACCGCGCGACCGCCTCGCTGCTCACCCGCCGCGACGTCATCGTCGTCTCCACCGTGTCGTGCATCTACGGCCTGGGCACGCCGCAGGAGTACGTCGACCGGATGATCTGGCTCAAGGCCGGTGGCGAGTACGACCGCGACGGCCTGCTGCGCCGGCTCGTCCAGATCCAGTACACGCGCAACGACGTCGCGTTCACCCGCGGCACCTTCCGGGTGCGCGGCGACACCATCGAGGTGTTCCCGGTCTACGAGGAGCACATCGTGCGGATCGAGATGTTCGGCGACGAGGTCGAGCGGCTCACCACGCTCCACCCGGTCACCGGTGAGGTCATCGCCGAGGAGGACGAGATGTACGTCTTCCCCGCCACCCACTACGTCGCCGGCCCGGAACGCATGGAGCGGGCGACCCACGGGATCGAGCTGGAGCTCGCCGACCGCCTCGCCGAGCTGGAGAAGCAGGGCAAGCTGCTCGAGGCACAGCGGCTGCGCATGCGCACCACGTACGACCTCGAGATGATGCGGCAGATCGGCAGCTGTTCCGGCATCGAGAACTACTCGCGGCACATCGACGGCCGCGAGCCCGGCAGCTCCCCGAACTGCCTGCTCGACTTCTTCCCCGAGGACTTCCTCCTCGTCCTCGACGAGTCGCACGTGAGCGTCCCGCAGATCGGGGGCAT is a genomic window containing:
- a CDS encoding dephospho-CoA kinase — its product is MLRVGLTGGIGSGKSEVTARLAARGAVVVDADVLAREVVAVGTDGLAEVVEAFGADVLAGDGSLDRPRLGRLVFGDPDARRRLEGIVHPRVRARRAEIVAAAPADAVVVEDVPLLVEGGLHRDYDLVVVVDAPDDVRLDRLVRLRGMTEEDARARIEAQASRDERLAVADVVVDNGGDLADLDPQVDALWARLTRE
- a CDS encoding citryl-CoA lyase, coding for MGDPSADWWSTSISDISPGVIRFRGYAIEDLIGSASFPDMIWLLLRGELPTRPQSALLERALVSGVDHGPQAPSIAIARSAMTCGVGINNAVASAVNVLGDVHGGAGQELMEVLYRLADETGDAAGDEDAVSRAVEELVSDYRGRKAYVPGFGHRFHAHDPRRDPLLAAVDDAVAAGEVAGVHLRIGREIERRLAEGRTRPVPMNVDGATAIIYAELGFSPELGRGLFVLSRSVGALAHAWEESGSGMRNKGPIPRDLLPTYTGEPPREVPRRA
- the uvrB gene encoding excinuclease ABC subunit UvrB, with amino-acid sequence MRPVSHLTRKVAPFEVVSEMAPAGDQPAAIGELQKRLEAGEKDTVLLGATGTGKTASIAWLVERLQRPTLVMQPNKTLAAQFANELREMLPNNAVEYFVSYYDYYQPEAYIPQSDTYIEKDSSINEEVEKLRHRATASLLTRRDVIVVSTVSCIYGLGTPQEYVDRMIWLKAGGEYDRDGLLRRLVQIQYTRNDVAFTRGTFRVRGDTIEVFPVYEEHIVRIEMFGDEVERLTTLHPVTGEVIAEEDEMYVFPATHYVAGPERMERATHGIELELADRLAELEKQGKLLEAQRLRMRTTYDLEMMRQIGSCSGIENYSRHIDGREPGSSPNCLLDFFPEDFLLVLDESHVSVPQIGGMYEGDMSRKRTLVDHGFRLPSAVDNRPLRWEEFLERIGQTIYLSATPGPYELGLTGGDVVEQVIRPTGLVDPQLEVRTTKGQIDDLIDEIKTRADRNERVLVTTLTKKMAEDLTDYLLEMGIRVRYLHSEVDTLRRVQLLRELRVGEFDVLVGINLLREGLDLPEVSLVAILDADKEGFLRSGTSLIQTIGRAARNVSGQVVMYADRVTDSMQHAIDETDRRRAKQVAYNTERGIDPQPLRKKIADILDTIAREDADTEQLVGGSGRQQSRGKAPVPGLASRIGGPGQHAAELAGMPSAEVEALVKQLTEQMHTAAAELQFELAARLRDEIGELKRELRGMRAAGVR
- a CDS encoding substrate-binding domain-containing protein, producing the protein MATTIRDVAAAAGVSPATVSRVLNQRVEVAADLRDRVLAAVAEMGYRPNGPARSLRKRATMVLGIIITDVQNPFFTSMVRGIEDAAQAAGYSVVLANSDEDQEKEQRYLEVAAAEQMAGVVLAPARQSSRGLDVVVGQGIPVVTVDRRLRGANVDSVSVNNHKAAHDATWHLVARGRKRIAIIAGLLNTTTGARRLAGYKAALKQAGIPLDERLVVEADFRLEGGYEATKDLLRRARPDAVFASNNLMTIGALQALSEEGVDIPSDIAVVGFDDISWATALRPPLTAVRQPTYEIGRRSAELLLDRVKGDTEEPRHIVLPAELIVRGST